A region of Nitrospirae bacterium YQR-1 DNA encodes the following proteins:
- a CDS encoding flavin reductase family protein produces MAKITIEKNLFCFPWTQTILGTHLNGKTNFMALDWLTRTNYNPPLLGVCVNKVNASCGAVIETGEFSVNLPSEDMLEVTDYVGIVSGKRVDKSNVFEVFYGELKHAPMITQCQLTMECKVTNTVELPSNYFFIGEIINIFVEESSLSDGKPDIKKIKPFVLTMPDNRYWSIGDVIGKAWDAGKSFKK; encoded by the coding sequence ATGGCGAAGATAACAATTGAGAAAAATCTGTTTTGTTTTCCGTGGACACAAACAATTCTTGGGACACATTTAAACGGTAAGACTAATTTTATGGCGCTTGACTGGTTAACAAGGACAAATTACAACCCGCCGCTTCTGGGAGTGTGTGTTAATAAGGTGAATGCATCATGCGGGGCGGTTATAGAGACAGGTGAGTTTAGCGTAAACCTGCCTTCTGAGGATATGCTTGAGGTAACCGACTACGTTGGTATCGTTTCGGGCAAAAGAGTGGATAAATCAAATGTTTTTGAAGTGTTTTACGGAGAGTTGAAACATGCTCCAATGATAACTCAATGTCAGCTTACCATGGAGTGCAAGGTTACAAACACCGTGGAGCTTCCGTCAAATTATTTTTTCATCGGTGAAATCATTAATATTTTTGTTGAGGAAAGCTCACTTTCGGACGGCAAACCGGACATAAAAAAAATAAAACCTTTTGTGCTGACTATGCCTGACAACAGGTACTGGTCTATAGGAGATGTCATAGGGAAAGCATGGGATGCCGGGAAATCATTTAAAAAGTAG
- the nadB gene encoding L-aspartate oxidase — translation MDVERVDYLIIGSGVAGLRAAIELAPHGSVCVITKDIVSESCTEYAQGGVAVALSDEDTIGIHFEDTIKAGDGLCREAAVRVLVEEGPQRIVELMSWGMEFDKSGTKLEFTLEAAHSRRRVLHASGDSTGKEIERVLITKARSFASVRKYSFSYVLDLIVQDGVCYGAYVLKDKNIVALLAKATILSTGGIGQIFSRTTNPGVATGDGIAVAFRAGVILSDMEFVQFHPTTLYAPSAPQFLLTEALRGEGAYIKNIHKERFLSLYTPAAELAPRDIVSRAIVSEMVRTNSQFVYLDATHLDKDYLKRRFPMIYTTCLKYDIDITSELVPVSPAAHYMMGGVKTDDGGRTNIKGLFAAGEVAGTGVHGANRLASNSLLEGLVFGQRAGVSALNENVDYSAIKPYDINLSAHTIEEPDELRSLLRKLMWEKAGIIRCNISLTEAVTALRKWAHILSSNYMTRYENEIKNMFQTSFMIVVSALYRKDSIGAHFRSDFASNKTDTGFYHITLRKNENFCDSIEITTSP, via the coding sequence GTGGATGTCGAAAGGGTTGATTACCTGATAATAGGCAGCGGAGTGGCAGGCCTGCGGGCTGCCATAGAGCTTGCGCCACACGGCAGCGTCTGTGTCATAACTAAGGACATAGTGAGTGAGTCATGCACGGAGTATGCTCAGGGGGGGGTTGCTGTGGCTCTAAGCGATGAGGACACCATTGGAATTCACTTTGAGGATACGATAAAGGCAGGGGACGGGCTTTGCCGTGAGGCTGCTGTAAGGGTGCTGGTTGAGGAAGGCCCTCAGAGGATAGTGGAGCTGATGTCGTGGGGAATGGAATTTGACAAAAGCGGCACAAAACTTGAGTTTACCCTTGAGGCGGCTCACTCAAGACGGCGGGTGCTGCACGCCTCCGGAGATTCCACCGGCAAAGAGATAGAACGGGTTTTAATAACTAAAGCCCGCAGTTTTGCATCTGTCAGGAAATATTCGTTTTCGTATGTCCTTGATTTAATAGTGCAGGATGGGGTTTGCTATGGTGCTTATGTACTTAAAGATAAAAATATCGTTGCACTTTTGGCAAAGGCCACTATTTTGTCAACAGGTGGAATCGGTCAGATATTTTCACGTACAACTAATCCCGGTGTGGCAACTGGGGACGGGATAGCCGTGGCTTTCAGGGCGGGCGTAATTTTATCTGATATGGAGTTTGTCCAGTTTCATCCGACAACCCTGTATGCGCCCTCTGCTCCTCAGTTTTTACTGACCGAGGCATTGCGCGGTGAGGGGGCATATATTAAAAATATACACAAGGAGCGGTTCCTCAGTCTTTACACCCCTGCTGCCGAGCTTGCTCCAAGGGATATTGTCTCCCGCGCCATAGTGTCTGAGATGGTGCGGACAAACAGCCAGTTTGTTTATCTTGACGCCACGCATCTTGATAAGGACTACCTAAAGAGGCGTTTTCCGATGATCTACACAACCTGCCTGAAATACGATATAGATATAACCTCAGAGCTGGTTCCGGTCTCCCCGGCAGCCCACTACATGATGGGTGGCGTAAAGACCGACGACGGCGGCAGGACTAACATAAAGGGGCTTTTTGCCGCTGGAGAGGTTGCCGGAACCGGTGTTCACGGCGCTAACAGGCTTGCCAGCAACAGTCTGCTTGAGGGGCTGGTGTTTGGACAGAGGGCGGGAGTCAGTGCTCTTAATGAAAATGTCGATTATTCCGCCATAAAACCCTATGATATTAATTTATCCGCACACACAATTGAGGAGCCCGATGAGCTAAGAAGCCTTCTAAGAAAACTCATGTGGGAAAAGGCAGGTATTATCCGTTGTAACATATCACTTACAGAGGCGGTCACTGCTTTAAGAAAATGGGCACACATCTTATCATCAAACTATATGACCCGCTATGAAAATGAAATAAAGAACATGTTTCAGACATCGTTTATGATAGTAGTGTCCGCCCTTTACAGAAAAGACAGCATTGGAGCACATTTCAGGTCGGATTTTGCCTCTAATAAAACAGATACCGGCTTTTACCATATAACACTCCGCAAGAACGAGAATTTTTGTGACAGTATCGAGATTACTACATCACCTTAA
- a CDS encoding HAD-IA family hydrolase: protein MNIPEVKAALWGDNKGSKGHITHVLLDMDGTLVDKYFDDYFWRHLVPQTYAQKHNITFGKASEQLFARYKHHEGTLNWTDIDFWSEELGIDIPALKEQINHLIEAHPHVEEFLKVLRKYKKHVVLATNAHYKTIALKMKKTALGKYFDKVITSLDMGVPKEYEGFWINAQHTLGFDKENTLFIDDTLDVARSAADFGISYVLIKNMASSRETMSNNSELLSFDSFNELLPE, encoded by the coding sequence ATGAACATCCCGGAGGTGAAGGCAGCCCTGTGGGGCGACAATAAAGGCAGTAAAGGACACATAACCCACGTGCTGCTCGATATGGACGGCACGCTTGTGGATAAGTACTTTGACGATTACTTCTGGAGACACCTAGTGCCGCAGACTTATGCCCAAAAACACAATATCACATTCGGCAAAGCCTCTGAACAGCTCTTTGCTCGCTACAAGCACCACGAGGGAACACTAAACTGGACCGACATTGATTTCTGGTCAGAGGAGCTTGGAATAGACATCCCGGCACTCAAAGAGCAGATCAATCATCTCATAGAGGCACACCCACACGTAGAGGAATTTCTCAAAGTGCTCAGAAAATACAAAAAACACGTTGTCCTTGCCACAAATGCCCACTACAAAACTATTGCACTCAAGATGAAGAAAACCGCCCTCGGGAAATACTTTGATAAGGTCATAACCTCACTGGATATGGGTGTGCCTAAGGAGTACGAGGGGTTTTGGATAAATGCACAGCATACACTGGGGTTTGACAAAGAAAACACGTTGTTTATAGATGACACTTTAGATGTAGCCCGCAGTGCGGCGGACTTTGGTATCAGCTATGTGCTTATAAAAAACATGGCAAGCTCACGGGAAACCATGTCAAATAACAGCGAACTGTTATCTTTTGACAGCTTTAACGAGCTTTTGCCGGAGTAG
- a CDS encoding PhzF family phenazine biosynthesis protein, whose amino-acid sequence MKLSIYQIDAFANMAFKGNPAAIVPLNEWLSEGIMQAIAEENNLSETAFFVPVKDAFHIRWFTPIKEVRLCGHATLASAFVLFNILGLQPDSVTFNSLSGPLVVSRKNGILTMSFPSQPPLPCETPEEVIKGLGRVPVGCLRCEDFVVVFENHEDIANIVPNHEYLKKLDLRGVIVTAPSLEYDFVARFFAPKYGIPEDPVTGSAYTQLMPYWAEVFGRKKLKAKQISARGGELICELKGDRVLISGTAIKYLEGTIEI is encoded by the coding sequence ATGAAACTGTCAATTTATCAGATAGATGCTTTTGCTAATATGGCTTTTAAGGGCAATCCTGCCGCGATTGTTCCTCTAAACGAATGGTTAAGTGAAGGCATTATGCAAGCAATAGCGGAAGAAAATAATCTTTCGGAAACTGCGTTCTTTGTTCCGGTAAAAGATGCTTTTCATATCCGTTGGTTTACTCCAATAAAAGAAGTTAGGCTTTGTGGTCATGCAACTCTTGCATCTGCTTTTGTATTATTCAATATTCTGGGATTGCAGCCGGATTCAGTAACATTCAACTCTCTTTCGGGGCCGCTGGTAGTTTCAAGAAAAAATGGGATACTTACTATGAGTTTCCCCTCACAACCTCCACTGCCCTGTGAAACACCGGAGGAGGTTATTAAAGGATTGGGGCGGGTACCTGTTGGGTGCCTTAGATGCGAGGACTTCGTCGTAGTGTTTGAAAACCATGAGGATATAGCCAACATTGTTCCAAACCATGAGTACCTAAAAAAATTAGACCTTCGAGGTGTTATTGTTACTGCCCCATCATTAGAGTACGATTTTGTAGCCAGATTTTTTGCACCAAAATATGGAATACCGGAAGACCCTGTAACCGGCTCAGCATATACGCAGCTTATGCCTTATTGGGCAGAGGTATTTGGTAGAAAAAAACTTAAAGCAAAGCAAATTTCGGCGCGTGGGGGTGAGCTGATTTGCGAGTTGAAAGGAGACAGAGTTTTAATTTCAGGCACGGCAATAAAATATTTGGAAGGAACCATTGAGATATGA
- a CDS encoding DsbC family protein: MLKKLIIFLSVFFALAAFCSAETPEESFKKLFPHVKYDSIKESAVKGVYEVLAGSELVYFDPATGILILGEMRTSDGKNLTSARLMEIIKEKVKHIPSEKGMKIGNGKNIIVEFTDPDCPFCRKVDTFLKTKKDITRYVFFYPLLQLHPNAEKKSKFILCAKDKVKTFYDVMEGKYDEKEVTECKDEKVEDTIKEYRKLGDTLGISGTPFLIVNGEPVNGANFPLINKYLGEPEEHPVEKTPSGEK, encoded by the coding sequence GTGTTAAAAAAACTGATCATTTTTCTCAGTGTTTTCTTTGCGCTGGCTGCTTTTTGCAGTGCAGAGACACCTGAGGAGTCTTTTAAAAAACTGTTCCCACATGTCAAATATGACTCGATAAAGGAGTCTGCTGTAAAGGGAGTCTATGAGGTGTTGGCAGGATCTGAGTTAGTTTATTTTGATCCGGCAACCGGTATTTTAATATTGGGCGAGATGCGCACAAGTGACGGGAAAAACCTGACCTCGGCAAGATTAATGGAAATAATAAAGGAAAAGGTTAAACACATTCCCTCGGAAAAAGGTATGAAAATCGGTAACGGTAAAAATATTATTGTCGAATTCACCGACCCGGACTGCCCATTTTGCAGAAAAGTTGACACCTTCCTGAAAACCAAAAAGGATATTACCCGTTATGTGTTCTTCTACCCATTGCTTCAACTTCACCCCAACGCTGAGAAGAAGAGTAAGTTTATCCTCTGTGCCAAAGATAAAGTTAAGACCTTCTATGATGTCATGGAAGGAAAGTATGATGAGAAGGAAGTAACTGAATGTAAGGACGAAAAAGTGGAGGATACGATAAAGGAATACCGCAAACTGGGGGATACGTTAGGTATATCCGGTACTCCGTTTTTAATTGTAAATGGCGAGCCTGTAAATGGCGCTAACTTCCCGCTCATCAACAAGTATCTTGGAGAGCCGGAGGAGCATCCGGTTGAAAAAACACCTTCCGGTGAGAAATAA
- the htpG gene encoding molecular chaperone HtpG, giving the protein MAKEVLEFKTEVNQLLDLMIHSLYSHKEVFLRELISNASDAIDKARYESLTNSEMLQDGGDWKIKLSIDKEAGTLTVSDNGIGMNREEGIRELGTIARSGTMEFLAKLREKSPEDSTELIGQFGVGFYSSFMVADRVVLISKKAGTNDSFRWESTADGTFTVEDTQKETRGTDVILHIKDDEKIYLSDYELRRIVTKYSDYIDYPVVIDVEREKESELEKGKKYKVIEEEKLNSQKAIWLRDKSEITEQDYNEFYKHVAHDFTDPMKVIHYKAEGMTEFTALLFIPSRMPFDIFYKDFKYGPMLYVRRVQIMEHCEELFPQYLRFVKGVVDSSDLPLNVSREILQNNRQIEIINKNVTKKMLDTLSDMKQNEFDKYLEFYKQFGKILKEGIHFSYEKRETVADLLLFKSTNTEPEKYTTLRDYINNMKEDQKHIYYITASAYDDAMHSPYLETFKEKGYEVLILLDEIDDMIFAGFQYSGKDFKSALRGDITLDKAKEEQKKESEIKYKKLLDLINTRLKDDIKEARFSGRLKDSPCCLVGDEGAMDANMERLLRSMGKDIPNIKKIFELNPAHPLVEAMNELFEKDQNSEKLLKYIDMLYNQALVLEGSRPKDSLFFASMVSELMVREMKSN; this is encoded by the coding sequence ATGGCAAAGGAAGTGCTGGAGTTTAAAACAGAAGTAAATCAATTACTGGATTTAATGATCCACTCACTGTATTCTCACAAAGAGGTTTTCCTCCGTGAGCTTATCTCTAACGCCTCAGACGCTATAGATAAGGCCCGTTACGAGTCTCTAACAAACAGTGAAATGTTACAAGACGGCGGGGACTGGAAAATCAAATTATCGATAGACAAAGAGGCCGGCACTTTAACAGTAAGCGACAACGGCATCGGCATGAACAGGGAAGAGGGCATAAGAGAACTTGGTACGATAGCACGCTCAGGTACTATGGAGTTTCTGGCAAAACTCAGGGAGAAATCCCCCGAGGACTCCACAGAGTTAATCGGACAGTTCGGAGTCGGTTTTTACTCATCTTTTATGGTGGCCGACAGAGTGGTGCTGATTTCAAAAAAGGCAGGCACTAATGACTCTTTTAGGTGGGAATCAACGGCTGACGGTACCTTCACTGTTGAAGATACACAGAAGGAAACACGCGGAACTGATGTCATCCTTCACATCAAAGATGATGAAAAGATATATCTCTCCGATTACGAACTACGGCGTATTGTTACAAAGTACTCCGACTACATAGACTATCCGGTTGTTATAGACGTTGAACGTGAAAAAGAAAGCGAACTGGAAAAGGGCAAAAAATATAAAGTCATAGAAGAGGAAAAACTTAATTCCCAAAAAGCCATCTGGCTAAGGGATAAGTCCGAAATAACAGAGCAGGATTATAACGAATTTTATAAGCATGTTGCCCATGATTTCACTGACCCGATGAAAGTCATACACTACAAGGCCGAGGGAATGACCGAGTTTACCGCCTTGTTGTTTATACCCTCACGGATGCCCTTTGACATTTTCTACAAAGACTTCAAATACGGTCCCATGCTCTATGTAAGACGCGTCCAGATTATGGAGCACTGCGAGGAGCTGTTTCCACAATATCTGCGGTTTGTAAAAGGAGTGGTTGATTCCTCCGATCTGCCCTTGAACGTTTCAAGAGAAATCTTGCAAAACAACCGCCAGATAGAGATTATCAATAAAAATGTGACAAAGAAAATGTTAGACACCCTCTCTGATATGAAACAAAATGAGTTTGACAAATATCTGGAATTTTATAAACAATTCGGAAAAATTCTGAAAGAGGGTATTCACTTCAGTTATGAAAAACGTGAGACTGTGGCAGACCTGCTACTTTTTAAGTCCACAAACACTGAGCCTGAAAAATATACCACTCTGAGGGATTACATCAACAACATGAAGGAAGACCAGAAGCACATTTACTACATAACGGCCTCAGCCTATGACGATGCTATGCACTCGCCCTATCTGGAGACTTTTAAAGAAAAGGGCTATGAGGTGCTGATTCTCCTTGATGAGATAGACGACATGATATTTGCCGGATTTCAGTACTCCGGCAAGGACTTTAAGTCAGCCCTGCGCGGGGATATAACCCTGGATAAGGCTAAAGAGGAGCAGAAGAAAGAGAGCGAGATAAAGTACAAAAAACTTCTCGATTTAATCAACACAAGACTTAAAGATGATATAAAGGAAGCGAGGTTTTCCGGCAGGCTGAAGGACTCCCCATGTTGTCTTGTCGGAGATGAGGGTGCAATGGATGCAAACATGGAAAGACTGCTTCGCTCAATGGGCAAGGATATTCCCAACATTAAGAAGATATTTGAACTTAACCCGGCTCATCCCCTTGTGGAGGCGATGAATGAGCTCTTTGAAAAAGATCAAAACAGTGAGAAACTCTTAAAATACATTGACATGCTCTACAATCAGGCATTAGTTTTGGAGGGAAGCCGGCCAAAGGATTCCCTTTTCTTTGCATCGATGGTTTCAGAGCTGATGGTCAGGGAAATGAAAAGCAATTGA
- a CDS encoding DUF1640 domain-containing protein, giving the protein MSESVIFDTHAYVKKLKAVGFTEEQAEVQTEVLSELLEKNLATKLDLKELESKLARDLKELESRLEVKIESSKSDIIKWVAAMLVAQASLMAVMFRLFRAS; this is encoded by the coding sequence ATGAGCGAAAGTGTAATTTTTGATACCCATGCGTATGTGAAAAAACTTAAAGCTGTAGGGTTCACTGAAGAACAGGCTGAGGTACAAACTGAGGTCTTATCTGAATTACTAGAGAAAAACCTTGCAACTAAGCTGGATTTAAAAGAACTTGAATCTAAACTTGCCCGTGATTTAAAAGAGCTTGAATCGAGACTCGAAGTTAAAATAGAATCGTCCAAGTCCGACATAATTAAGTGGGTAGCCGCCATGCTCGTAGCACAGGCCAGCTTAATGGCTGTCATGTTCCGGTTGTTTAGGGCTTCTTAA
- a CDS encoding ATP-binding protein: MLTKLTKNLNKCIKDLSKRVIAKLLFYFIVSITIIMTLFVTFFVNEQKELIKAQVVIEGRNDVKILAKSIKLGVYMTNAEILDSHIQDFTLVESILDIVVFDNKTDVIRNARKDKPVKATDDDIMIMKKISANRKIIENEYFHEIEFWAPVMFSTGVSNDYSLYRDLPDNKELPEEIIGFVKVVFDKRKLIKSTDTIMLKSVFISFSLVIMFIAIAFFILEKSLKSITNLTKQVTQYEKDSTYQMVKVSSDDEIGQLVKSVCNLMGTLKERETEKRNLEKELRNAEKLDAIGRFTRNIAHDFNNLLTVVTGQARTLQLKLPADHFAHTYLNNMVKSSEVASSHVKSLFEYCIETTLTLTQTSVNELIVLNISYLRGLIPDNVKIILNITQEDTSVTADLLKINQLLTNIIINACDAMPQGGLITISTSLAEISTEIQKIHKLDGLKFTKLVISDTGEGITEENARKIFEPFFSTKKDSGKGAGLGLSIVIGVVKQHGGFISVESKVGHGTSFNIYLPYNRDFGQEQYKEHKNAGN, from the coding sequence ATGTTAACTAAACTTACAAAAAACTTAAACAAATGTATAAAAGACTTAAGTAAACGGGTAATTGCAAAGTTACTTTTTTATTTTATAGTTTCAATAACTATTATTATGACTTTATTTGTCACTTTTTTTGTGAATGAGCAAAAGGAATTGATAAAAGCCCAGGTAGTCATAGAGGGGCGCAATGACGTCAAAATATTAGCTAAGAGTATCAAGCTTGGTGTTTATATGACTAATGCAGAGATTTTGGATTCACACATACAGGACTTTACCCTTGTGGAAAGTATTTTGGACATAGTTGTTTTTGACAATAAAACTGATGTAATTAGAAATGCCAGAAAAGATAAACCAGTGAAGGCCACTGATGACGATATAATGATTATGAAAAAAATTTCAGCAAATAGAAAGATAATAGAAAATGAATATTTTCATGAGATAGAGTTTTGGGCGCCGGTAATGTTTAGCACCGGTGTCTCAAATGACTATTCTCTTTATCGTGATCTGCCGGATAATAAAGAGCTTCCGGAGGAAATCATAGGTTTTGTCAAGGTGGTTTTTGACAAAAGAAAACTTATCAAGAGCACAGATACTATTATGCTTAAAAGTGTCTTCATTTCTTTTTCACTTGTAATAATGTTTATTGCTATCGCCTTTTTCATACTGGAAAAGAGTCTTAAGTCAATAACAAACCTGACAAAACAAGTAACCCAATACGAAAAAGACAGTACATACCAGATGGTAAAAGTTTCAAGTGATGATGAAATAGGCCAATTGGTCAAATCTGTCTGTAATTTAATGGGAACTTTGAAAGAGCGCGAGACAGAAAAAAGAAATTTGGAAAAAGAGTTGAGAAATGCAGAGAAACTGGATGCCATAGGCCGTTTCACGCGTAATATAGCGCATGATTTTAATAATCTGTTGACTGTTGTAACAGGGCAGGCCAGAACTCTACAATTGAAGCTACCTGCTGACCACTTCGCCCACACATATTTAAACAATATGGTAAAATCATCTGAGGTAGCTTCCAGTCATGTCAAGAGTCTTTTTGAGTATTGCATAGAGACAACGCTAACGCTGACACAGACCTCTGTAAATGAACTCATTGTTTTAAATATAAGCTACTTACGAGGCCTTATTCCCGATAATGTTAAAATTATATTAAATATTACACAAGAGGATACTTCCGTAACGGCTGATTTGTTAAAAATCAACCAGTTACTAACCAACATCATAATTAATGCCTGTGATGCAATGCCTCAGGGTGGCCTCATAACCATTTCCACCTCGCTCGCTGAAATTTCTACCGAGATTCAAAAGATACATAAGCTAGATGGCCTTAAATTCACTAAACTGGTTATATCAGACACGGGTGAGGGCATAACTGAAGAAAATGCAAGGAAAATCTTTGAACCATTCTTTAGCACTAAAAAAGACTCCGGCAAAGGAGCCGGTCTTGGCTTATCCATAGTTATCGGCGTAGTAAAACAACACGGAGGTTTCATTAGTGTTGAGAGTAAAGTCGGCCATGGGACGTCCTTTAACATTTACCTACCATACAACAGGGATTTTGGGCAAGAACAATATAAAGAGCATAAAAATGCAGGCAATTAA
- a CDS encoding metal ABC transporter permease, producing MMEIFDHAFMVRAFWAGILIAVTAPVIGIFLVVRRYSLMADTLAHVSLAGVAIGLLTKTYPLIWATVVSVATAIGIETLRKSKRVYSEASVALFFWAGMAVAVTLISIARGFNAELFGFLFGSIATVSEGDLYFIGLLAFVVVLVIFLHFKEFFAVAFDEQLAQVSGMRVKAFNIALVVLAAISITVATRIVGILLIGALMVIPVLSAMQFCRSFKQTMAISMAISLASVIVGLYASYYMDIASGGAIVLLALAFFFVSSVFNKNN from the coding sequence ATGATGGAGATATTTGATCATGCCTTTATGGTGAGGGCTTTTTGGGCAGGGATACTTATAGCCGTCACAGCTCCGGTTATAGGCATATTTTTAGTGGTTCGGAGGTATTCCCTTATGGCCGATACGCTTGCACATGTGTCGCTGGCAGGGGTGGCAATCGGTCTTTTAACTAAAACATATCCGCTTATATGGGCAACCGTGGTTTCTGTGGCTACAGCCATCGGGATAGAGACCCTTCGTAAGTCAAAACGAGTTTACAGTGAGGCCTCGGTAGCACTGTTTTTCTGGGCAGGTATGGCAGTTGCCGTAACCCTGATAAGCATAGCAAGGGGGTTTAATGCCGAGCTTTTCGGTTTTCTGTTTGGTAGTATCGCAACAGTGTCGGAAGGGGATTTATATTTCATCGGTCTCTTAGCATTTGTCGTTGTTTTAGTGATTTTTCTTCATTTTAAAGAATTTTTTGCAGTTGCCTTTGACGAGCAGCTTGCACAGGTAAGCGGTATGAGGGTAAAGGCCTTTAATATCGCCCTGGTCGTGCTTGCCGCCATCAGCATAACTGTTGCAACAAGGATAGTCGGCATTTTGCTTATAGGCGCTCTCATGGTTATTCCGGTACTTTCCGCTATGCAATTTTGCAGAAGTTTTAAACAGACCATGGCAATTTCCATGGCAATTTCCCTTGCCTCAGTCATTGTGGGCCTCTATGCCTCTTACTACATGGACATTGCAAGCGGCGGTGCTATTGTTCTCCTTGCTCTGGCATTTTTCTTTGTTTCCTCTGTTTTTAATAAAAATAATTAA
- a CDS encoding metal ABC transporter ATP-binding protein, whose product MQQNCIETRGLEYSYSREKVLEDVTFTIKAGGYVGLIGPNGGGKTTLIKILLGLIKPDSGDVRVFGEKICNYKKRYHLGYVPQQGSALNVSFPATVSEIVKSGRTARVGLYKRFSVKDNEAVNNAMEIAGVSEYKDRLTGKLSGGQRQKVFIARALATEPKVLFLDEPMVGIDIVSKETFYSFLRRLNKEKGITIVFVSHDLGVVSEEVETILCLNKKLFCHDNPGPTGINKLIEDSYGKKVSAVSHIH is encoded by the coding sequence ATGCAACAGAATTGTATAGAGACCAGGGGTTTAGAATATAGCTACAGCAGGGAAAAGGTTCTTGAGGATGTGACCTTTACAATTAAAGCGGGCGGCTATGTCGGATTAATCGGGCCCAATGGCGGCGGCAAGACTACTCTGATTAAAATACTACTCGGTTTGATAAAACCCGATTCCGGAGATGTCCGTGTGTTTGGTGAAAAAATCTGTAATTATAAAAAGAGATACCATCTGGGATATGTGCCACAGCAGGGCTCAGCACTTAATGTGTCATTTCCGGCAACAGTTTCAGAAATAGTCAAAAGCGGACGCACGGCAAGGGTCGGTCTTTATAAGAGATTTTCAGTTAAAGACAACGAGGCAGTCAACAATGCTATGGAAATAGCAGGCGTGTCTGAGTACAAAGACAGACTGACGGGGAAACTATCCGGAGGGCAGAGGCAAAAAGTTTTTATCGCAAGAGCTTTGGCCACAGAGCCAAAAGTCCTTTTTCTTGACGAACCTATGGTTGGAATAGATATTGTCTCCAAAGAAACATTCTATAGCTTTTTAAGACGCCTTAACAAGGAAAAAGGTATTACCATTGTGTTTGTATCACACGACCTTGGTGTGGTATCGGAGGAGGTGGAAACAATACTGTGTTTAAACAAAAAACTGTTTTGCCATGACAACCCCGGCCCAACCGGTATAAATAAGCTTATAGAGGACTCCTACGGCAAGAAAGTATCCGCTGTAAGCCATATTCATTAA
- a CDS encoding zinc ABC transporter substrate-binding protein, which produces MIKIMRTAIVIVSIFSFFPPEPSASDKVKIAVSFYPLSFIAERVGGSHVEVINMTPAGVQPHEFEPTMKSIKTVYSSHLFLYNGAGFDSWAEKLAPELKKKGTVTVNMSSYMVLLNAWNDSGKADTKAHDPHFWLDPVLIKREVEVVRNALIKKDPANRADYEKNAASISTKFDELNNRYSLELKNCKHKDIVVSHSAFQYIAKRYGLNMFSILGVTASGEPSPKKLAELSRIVKEKNIKYVFYESLLSPKLAQTLSNEAGVKTLTLNTCEGLTDDDIKAGRNYLSLMEDNLKNLKTALQCN; this is translated from the coding sequence ATGATTAAAATTATGAGAACAGCAATAGTTATAGTATCAATATTTTCATTTTTTCCGCCGGAGCCTTCAGCCTCTGATAAAGTTAAAATAGCCGTGAGCTTCTATCCGCTGTCATTTATTGCAGAAAGGGTTGGAGGCAGCCACGTTGAGGTAATAAATATGACCCCTGCCGGTGTGCAGCCACATGAGTTTGAACCAACAATGAAATCCATAAAAACCGTTTACTCATCCCACCTTTTTTTATACAACGGAGCAGGGTTTGACTCATGGGCGGAGAAACTCGCACCGGAGTTGAAAAAAAAAGGAACGGTCACTGTTAATATGTCATCATACATGGTTTTATTAAACGCATGGAATGACTCCGGCAAAGCGGATACAAAGGCACATGACCCGCATTTTTGGTTAGACCCTGTGTTGATAAAAAGAGAGGTGGAGGTAGTACGCAACGCATTAATTAAAAAAGACCCGGCTAACCGGGCTGACTACGAAAAAAACGCAGCCTCTATCAGCACTAAATTTGATGAGCTAAACAACAGGTATTCTCTTGAGCTGAAAAACTGTAAGCACAAGGATATTGTTGTAAGCCATAGTGCTTTTCAGTACATAGCAAAACGTTATGGCTTAAATATGTTTTCGATTCTTGGCGTAACCGCCTCAGGGGAGCCGTCCCCAAAAAAACTAGCGGAACTGTCACGGATTGTTAAAGAGAAAAACATAAAATACGTTTTCTATGAATCCCTTCTCAGTCCTAAACTTGCGCAAACACTATCTAATGAGGCAGGTGTGAAAACACTGACGCTCAATACGTGTGAGGGGCTCACAGATGATGATATAAAAGCCGGCAGGAACTACTTGTCACTTATGGAAGATAATCTTAAAAACCTGAAAACAGCCTTGCAGTGTAATTAA